One Microcebus murinus isolate Inina chromosome 10, M.murinus_Inina_mat1.0, whole genome shotgun sequence DNA segment encodes these proteins:
- the LETMD1 gene encoding LETM1 domain-containing protein 1 isoform X5 has translation MFWADAKKARRIKTNMWKHNIKFHQLSYREMEHLRQFRQDVTKCLFIGIISIPPFANYLVFLLMYLFPRQLLIQHFWTPKQQIDFLDIYHALRKQSHSEIMSYLERVTPLISDAGLQWHLSEMCTKIQRGIHPAIHDILALRKCFCNHPLGMNQLQALHMKALSRAMLLTPYLPPPLLRHRLKTHTTVIHQLDRALATLGVAQLTAQEVKSACYLRGLNSTHIPEDRCRSWLGEWLQISCTLKEAELSLLLHNVVLLSTNYLGTRR, from the exons ATGTTTTGGGCTGATGCCAAAAAGGCTAGAAGAATAAAGACAAATATGTGGAAGCACAATATAAAGTTTCATCAACTTTCATACCGGGAGATGGAGCATTTGAGACAG TTCCGCCAAGACGTCACCAAGTGTCTTTTCATAGGTATCATTTCCATTCCACCCTTTGCCAACTACCTGGTCTTCTTGCTAAT gTACCTGTTTCCCAGGCAGCTACTGATCCAGCATTTctggaccccaaaacaacaaattgaTTTCTTAGATATCTACCATGCCCTCCGAAAGCAGTCCCACTCAGAAATCATGAGTTATTTAGAAAGGGTCACCCCTCTCATTTCTGATGCAGGACTCCAGTGGCATCTGTCAGAAATGTGCACCAAG ATACAGCGCGGTATCCACCCAGCAATACATGATATCTTGGCTCTAAGGAAGTGTTTCTGTAACCATCCTCTGGGCATGAACCAACTCCAGGCTTTGCACATG AAAGCCTTGAGCCGGGCCATGCTTCTCACACCCTATCTGCCTCCTCCTTTATTGAGACATCGTTTGAAGACTCATACCACTGTGATTCACCAGTTGGACAGGGCTTTGGCAACGCTGGGGGTTGCTCAGCTAACTGCTCAAGAAGTAAAATCG GCTTGTTATCTTCGTGGCCTGAATTCTACCCATATTCCTGAAGACAGGTGTCGAAGTTGGCTGGGAGAATGGCTGCAGATTTCCTGCACCTTGAAAg AAGCTGAGCTGTCCCTCTTGCTGCACAACGTGGTCCTGCTTTCCACCAACTACCTTGGGACAAGGCGCTGA
- the LETMD1 gene encoding LETM1 domain-containing protein 1 isoform X1: protein MALSRVCYARAALWGSAVTPGSFVTRRLQLGRSVLAWGAPRSSKFHLSPKADVKSLMSYVVTKTKVINGKYHRFLGRHFPRFYVLYTIFMKGLQMFWADAKKARRIKTNMWKHNIKFHQLSYREMEHLRQFRQDVTKCLFIGIISIPPFANYLVFLLMYLFPRQLLIQHFWTPKQQIDFLDIYHALRKQSHSEIMSYLERVTPLISDAGLQWHLSEMCTKIQRGIHPAIHDILALRKCFCNHPLGMNQLQALHMKALSRAMLLTPYLPPPLLRHRLKTHTTVIHQLDRALATLGVAQLTAQEVKSACYLRGLNSTHIPEDRCRSWLGEWLQISCTLKEAELSLLLHNVVLLSTNYLGTRR from the exons ATGGCGCTGTCCAGGGTGTGCTATGCTCGGGCTGCTCTGTGGGGTTCGGCAGTCACCCCTGGATCTTTTGTCACCCGGAGGCTGCAACTTGGTCGCTCTGTCCTGGCTTGGGGGGCCCCTCG GTCTTCAAAGTTTCACCTTTCTCCAAAAGCAGATGTGAAGAGCTTGATGTCTTATGTGGTGACCAAGACAAAAGTGATTAATGGGAAATACCATCGTTTCTTGGGTCGTCATTTTCCCCGCTTCTATGTCCTGTACACAATCTTCAtgaaag GATTGCAGATGTTTTGGGCTGATGCCAAAAAGGCTAGAAGAATAAAGACAAATATGTGGAAGCACAATATAAAGTTTCATCAACTTTCATACCGGGAGATGGAGCATTTGAGACAG TTCCGCCAAGACGTCACCAAGTGTCTTTTCATAGGTATCATTTCCATTCCACCCTTTGCCAACTACCTGGTCTTCTTGCTAAT gTACCTGTTTCCCAGGCAGCTACTGATCCAGCATTTctggaccccaaaacaacaaattgaTTTCTTAGATATCTACCATGCCCTCCGAAAGCAGTCCCACTCAGAAATCATGAGTTATTTAGAAAGGGTCACCCCTCTCATTTCTGATGCAGGACTCCAGTGGCATCTGTCAGAAATGTGCACCAAG ATACAGCGCGGTATCCACCCAGCAATACATGATATCTTGGCTCTAAGGAAGTGTTTCTGTAACCATCCTCTGGGCATGAACCAACTCCAGGCTTTGCACATG AAAGCCTTGAGCCGGGCCATGCTTCTCACACCCTATCTGCCTCCTCCTTTATTGAGACATCGTTTGAAGACTCATACCACTGTGATTCACCAGTTGGACAGGGCTTTGGCAACGCTGGGGGTTGCTCAGCTAACTGCTCAAGAAGTAAAATCG GCTTGTTATCTTCGTGGCCTGAATTCTACCCATATTCCTGAAGACAGGTGTCGAAGTTGGCTGGGAGAATGGCTGCAGATTTCCTGCACCTTGAAAg AAGCTGAGCTGTCCCTCTTGCTGCACAACGTGGTCCTGCTTTCCACCAACTACCTTGGGACAAGGCGCTGA
- the CSRNP2 gene encoding cysteine/serine-rich nuclear protein 2, whose protein sequence is MDAFTGSGLKRKFDDVDVGSSVSNSDDEISSSDSADSCDSLNPPTTASFTPTSILKRQKQLRRKNVRFDQVTVYYFARRQGFTSVPSQGGSSLGMAQRHNSVRSYTLCEFAQEQEVNHREILREHLKEEKLHAKKMKLTKNGTVESVEADGLTLDDVSDEDIDVENVEVDDYFFLQPLPTKRRRALLRASGVHRIDAEEKQELRAIRLSREECGCDCRLYCDPEACACSQAGIKCQVDRMSFPCGCSRDGCGNMAGRIEFNPIRVRTHYLHTIMKLELESKRQVSRPAAADEESSPLASCSLTGAQGSETQDFQEFIAENETAVMHLQSAEELERLKAEEDSSGSSASLDSSIESLGVCILEEPLAVPEELCPGLTAPILIQAQLPPGSSVLCFADNSDHPTASTVNNPSYLNSGPLVYYQVEQRPVLGVKGEPGTEEGPASFPKEKDLSVFSLPVTSLMACSPTDPAALCKSEVGKTSTLEALLPEDCNSKEPENEDFRPSWSPSNLPFCTDSKEGCGVEKTSQQSEDRPPEDPSLELPLAV, encoded by the exons ATGGATGCATTCACGGGCTCGGGTCTCAAGAGGAAGTTTGATGATGTGGATGTGGGCTCATCAGTTTCCAACTCAGATGATGAGATCTCCAGCAGTGACAGTGCCGACAGCTGCGACAGCCTCAACCCTCCTACAACTGCCAGCTTCACAC CCACATCCATCCTGAAGCGGCAGAAGCAGCTGCGGAGGAAGAACGTACGCTTTGATCAGGTGACTGTGTACTACTTTGCACGGCGCCAGGGTTTCACCAGTGTGCCCAGCCAGGGTGGTAGCTCTCTGGGCATGGCCCAGCGCCATAACTCCGTACGCAGCTACACACTCTGTGAGTTTGCTCAAGAGCAGGAGGTGAACCATCGAGAGATTCTTCGTGAGCACCTGAAGGAAGAGAAACTCCATGCCAAGAAAATGAAG CTGACCAAGAATGGGACGGTGGAGTCTGTGGAGGCTGATGGCCTGACGCTGGATGATGTTTCAGATGAAGATATCGATGTGGAAAACGTGGAGGTGGATGATTACTTCTTCCTGCAGCCTCTGCCCACCAAACGGCGACGGGCCCTGCTCAGGGCTTCTGGGGTCCACCGTATTGACGCTGAAGAGAAGCAAGAACTTCGAGCCATCCGCCTGTCACGGGAAGAGTGTGGTTGTGACTGTCGACTGTATTGTGACCCAGAAGCGTGTGCCTGTAGCCAGGCTGGAATTAAATGCCAG GTGGATCGCATGTCCTTTCCCTGTGGCTGCTCCCGGGATGGCTGTGGGAACATGGCTGGGCGTATCGAGTTTAATCCGATCCGGGTCCGGACTCATTACCTCCACACCATCATGAAGCTGGAGCTGGAGAGCAAGCGGCAGGTGAGCCGCCCGGCAGCCGCAGACGAGGAGTCCTCACCCTTGGCCAGCTGCAGCCTGACAGGAGCACAGGGCTCCGAGACGCAGGACTTCCAGGAGTTCATTGCTGAGAATGAGACAGCAGTGATGCACCTGCAGAGTGCAGAGGAACTAGAGCGGCTCAAGGCAGAGGAAGACTCCAGTGGCTCTAGTGCCAGCCTGGACTCAAGCATTGAGAGCCTGGGGGTGTGTATCCTGGAGGAGCCCCTTGCTGTCCCTGAAGAGCTGTGCCCAGGCCTTACCGCCCCCATTCTCATCCAGGCTCAGCTGCCCCCGGGCTCCTCTGTCCTGTGTTTTGCTGATAACTCAGACCACCCAACTGCCTCCACGGTGAACAACCCATCCTACTTGAACAGTGGGCCCCTGGTCTATTATCAGGTGGAGCAGAGGCCCGTCTTGGGAGTGAAAGGAGAGCCTGGTACAGAAGAAGGCCCAGCCTCTTTCCCCAAGGAGAAGGATCTGAGTGTCTTCTCTCTCCCTGTTACCTCACTGATGGCTTGTAGCCCCACAGACCCAGCTGCCCTCTGTAAATCAGAGGTGGGGAAAACGTCCACTCTAGAAGCGCTATTGCCTGAAGATTGTAACTCCAAGGAGCCTGAGAATGAAGACTTCCGCCCCTCTTGGTCCCCCTCAAACCTTCCTTTCTGCACGGACAGCAAAGAGGGCTGTGGGGTGGAGAAGACCTCACAGCAGAGTGAGGATCGGCCCCCCGAAGATCCTTCCCTAGAACTCCCTCTGGCAGTGTGA
- the LETMD1 gene encoding LETM1 domain-containing protein 1 isoform X7, with the protein MALSRVCYARAALWGSAVTPGSFVTRRLQLGRSVLAWGAPRSSKFHLSPKADVKSLMSYVVTKTKVINGKYHRFLGRHFPRFYVLYTIFMKVPPRRHQVSFHRYHFHSTLCQLPGLLANIQRGIHPAIHDILALRKCFCNHPLGMNQLQALHMKALSRAMLLTPYLPPPLLRHRLKTHTTVIHQLDRALATLGVAQLTAQEVKSACYLRGLNSTHIPEDRCRSWLGEWLQISCTLKEAELSLLLHNVVLLSTNYLGTRR; encoded by the exons ATGGCGCTGTCCAGGGTGTGCTATGCTCGGGCTGCTCTGTGGGGTTCGGCAGTCACCCCTGGATCTTTTGTCACCCGGAGGCTGCAACTTGGTCGCTCTGTCCTGGCTTGGGGGGCCCCTCG GTCTTCAAAGTTTCACCTTTCTCCAAAAGCAGATGTGAAGAGCTTGATGTCTTATGTGGTGACCAAGACAAAAGTGATTAATGGGAAATACCATCGTTTCTTGGGTCGTCATTTTCCCCGCTTCTATGTCCTGTACACAATCTTCAtgaaag TTCCGCCAAGACGTCACCAAGTGTCTTTTCATAGGTATCATTTCCATTCCACCCTTTGCCAACTACCTGGTCTTCTTGCTAAT ATACAGCGCGGTATCCACCCAGCAATACATGATATCTTGGCTCTAAGGAAGTGTTTCTGTAACCATCCTCTGGGCATGAACCAACTCCAGGCTTTGCACATG AAAGCCTTGAGCCGGGCCATGCTTCTCACACCCTATCTGCCTCCTCCTTTATTGAGACATCGTTTGAAGACTCATACCACTGTGATTCACCAGTTGGACAGGGCTTTGGCAACGCTGGGGGTTGCTCAGCTAACTGCTCAAGAAGTAAAATCG GCTTGTTATCTTCGTGGCCTGAATTCTACCCATATTCCTGAAGACAGGTGTCGAAGTTGGCTGGGAGAATGGCTGCAGATTTCCTGCACCTTGAAAg AAGCTGAGCTGTCCCTCTTGCTGCACAACGTGGTCCTGCTTTCCACCAACTACCTTGGGACAAGGCGCTGA
- the LETMD1 gene encoding LETM1 domain-containing protein 1 isoform X6 yields the protein MYLFPRQLLIQHFWTPKQQIDFLDIYHALRKQSHSEIMSYLERVTPLISDAGLQWHLSEMCTKIQRGIHPAIHDILALRKCFCNHPLGMNQLQALHMKALSRAMLLTPYLPPPLLRHRLKTHTTVIHQLDRALATLGVAQLTAQEVKSACYLRGLNSTHIPEDRCRSWLGEWLQISCTLKEAELSLLLHNVVLLSTNYLGTRR from the exons AT gTACCTGTTTCCCAGGCAGCTACTGATCCAGCATTTctggaccccaaaacaacaaattgaTTTCTTAGATATCTACCATGCCCTCCGAAAGCAGTCCCACTCAGAAATCATGAGTTATTTAGAAAGGGTCACCCCTCTCATTTCTGATGCAGGACTCCAGTGGCATCTGTCAGAAATGTGCACCAAG ATACAGCGCGGTATCCACCCAGCAATACATGATATCTTGGCTCTAAGGAAGTGTTTCTGTAACCATCCTCTGGGCATGAACCAACTCCAGGCTTTGCACATG AAAGCCTTGAGCCGGGCCATGCTTCTCACACCCTATCTGCCTCCTCCTTTATTGAGACATCGTTTGAAGACTCATACCACTGTGATTCACCAGTTGGACAGGGCTTTGGCAACGCTGGGGGTTGCTCAGCTAACTGCTCAAGAAGTAAAATCG GCTTGTTATCTTCGTGGCCTGAATTCTACCCATATTCCTGAAGACAGGTGTCGAAGTTGGCTGGGAGAATGGCTGCAGATTTCCTGCACCTTGAAAg AAGCTGAGCTGTCCCTCTTGCTGCACAACGTGGTCCTGCTTTCCACCAACTACCTTGGGACAAGGCGCTGA
- the LETMD1 gene encoding LETM1 domain-containing protein 1 isoform X3 has protein sequence MALSRVCYARAALWGSAVTPGSFVTRRLQLGRSVLAWGAPRSSKFHLSPKADVKSLMSYVVTKTKVINGKYHRFLGRHFPRFYVLYTIFMKGIISIPPFANYLVFLLMYLFPRQLLIQHFWTPKQQIDFLDIYHALRKQSHSEIMSYLERVTPLISDAGLQWHLSEMCTKIQRGIHPAIHDILALRKCFCNHPLGMNQLQALHMKALSRAMLLTPYLPPPLLRHRLKTHTTVIHQLDRALATLGVAQLTAQEVKSACYLRGLNSTHIPEDRCRSWLGEWLQISCTLKEAELSLLLHNVVLLSTNYLGTRR, from the exons ATGGCGCTGTCCAGGGTGTGCTATGCTCGGGCTGCTCTGTGGGGTTCGGCAGTCACCCCTGGATCTTTTGTCACCCGGAGGCTGCAACTTGGTCGCTCTGTCCTGGCTTGGGGGGCCCCTCG GTCTTCAAAGTTTCACCTTTCTCCAAAAGCAGATGTGAAGAGCTTGATGTCTTATGTGGTGACCAAGACAAAAGTGATTAATGGGAAATACCATCGTTTCTTGGGTCGTCATTTTCCCCGCTTCTATGTCCTGTACACAATCTTCAtgaaag GTATCATTTCCATTCCACCCTTTGCCAACTACCTGGTCTTCTTGCTAAT gTACCTGTTTCCCAGGCAGCTACTGATCCAGCATTTctggaccccaaaacaacaaattgaTTTCTTAGATATCTACCATGCCCTCCGAAAGCAGTCCCACTCAGAAATCATGAGTTATTTAGAAAGGGTCACCCCTCTCATTTCTGATGCAGGACTCCAGTGGCATCTGTCAGAAATGTGCACCAAG ATACAGCGCGGTATCCACCCAGCAATACATGATATCTTGGCTCTAAGGAAGTGTTTCTGTAACCATCCTCTGGGCATGAACCAACTCCAGGCTTTGCACATG AAAGCCTTGAGCCGGGCCATGCTTCTCACACCCTATCTGCCTCCTCCTTTATTGAGACATCGTTTGAAGACTCATACCACTGTGATTCACCAGTTGGACAGGGCTTTGGCAACGCTGGGGGTTGCTCAGCTAACTGCTCAAGAAGTAAAATCG GCTTGTTATCTTCGTGGCCTGAATTCTACCCATATTCCTGAAGACAGGTGTCGAAGTTGGCTGGGAGAATGGCTGCAGATTTCCTGCACCTTGAAAg AAGCTGAGCTGTCCCTCTTGCTGCACAACGTGGTCCTGCTTTCCACCAACTACCTTGGGACAAGGCGCTGA
- the LETMD1 gene encoding LETM1 domain-containing protein 1 isoform X4, translating into MSYVVTKTKVINGKYHRFLGRHFPRFYVLYTIFMKGLQMFWADAKKARRIKTNMWKHNIKFHQLSYREMEHLRQFRQDVTKCLFIGIISIPPFANYLVFLLMYLFPRQLLIQHFWTPKQQIDFLDIYHALRKQSHSEIMSYLERVTPLISDAGLQWHLSEMCTKIQRGIHPAIHDILALRKCFCNHPLGMNQLQALHMKALSRAMLLTPYLPPPLLRHRLKTHTTVIHQLDRALATLGVAQLTAQEVKSACYLRGLNSTHIPEDRCRSWLGEWLQISCTLKEAELSLLLHNVVLLSTNYLGTRR; encoded by the exons ATGTCTTATGTGGTGACCAAGACAAAAGTGATTAATGGGAAATACCATCGTTTCTTGGGTCGTCATTTTCCCCGCTTCTATGTCCTGTACACAATCTTCAtgaaag GATTGCAGATGTTTTGGGCTGATGCCAAAAAGGCTAGAAGAATAAAGACAAATATGTGGAAGCACAATATAAAGTTTCATCAACTTTCATACCGGGAGATGGAGCATTTGAGACAG TTCCGCCAAGACGTCACCAAGTGTCTTTTCATAGGTATCATTTCCATTCCACCCTTTGCCAACTACCTGGTCTTCTTGCTAAT gTACCTGTTTCCCAGGCAGCTACTGATCCAGCATTTctggaccccaaaacaacaaattgaTTTCTTAGATATCTACCATGCCCTCCGAAAGCAGTCCCACTCAGAAATCATGAGTTATTTAGAAAGGGTCACCCCTCTCATTTCTGATGCAGGACTCCAGTGGCATCTGTCAGAAATGTGCACCAAG ATACAGCGCGGTATCCACCCAGCAATACATGATATCTTGGCTCTAAGGAAGTGTTTCTGTAACCATCCTCTGGGCATGAACCAACTCCAGGCTTTGCACATG AAAGCCTTGAGCCGGGCCATGCTTCTCACACCCTATCTGCCTCCTCCTTTATTGAGACATCGTTTGAAGACTCATACCACTGTGATTCACCAGTTGGACAGGGCTTTGGCAACGCTGGGGGTTGCTCAGCTAACTGCTCAAGAAGTAAAATCG GCTTGTTATCTTCGTGGCCTGAATTCTACCCATATTCCTGAAGACAGGTGTCGAAGTTGGCTGGGAGAATGGCTGCAGATTTCCTGCACCTTGAAAg AAGCTGAGCTGTCCCTCTTGCTGCACAACGTGGTCCTGCTTTCCACCAACTACCTTGGGACAAGGCGCTGA
- the LETMD1 gene encoding LETM1 domain-containing protein 1 isoform X2: MALSRVCYARAALWGSAVTPGSFVTRRLQLGRSVLAWGAPRSSKFHLSPKADVKSLMSYVVTKTKVINGKYHRFLGRHFPRFYVLYTIFMKGLQMFWADAKKARRIKTNMWKHNIKFHQLSYREMEHLRQFRQDVTKCLFIGIISIPPFANYLVFLLMYLFPRQLLIQHFWTPKQQIDFLDIYHALRKQSHSEIMSYLERVTPLISDAGLQWHLSEMCTKIQRGIHPAIHDILALRKCFCNHPLGMNQLQALHMKALSRAMLLTPYLPPPLLRHRLKTHTTVIHQLDRALATLGVAQLTAQEVKSACYLRGLNSTHIPEDRCRSWLGEWLQISCTLKAELSLLLHNVVLLSTNYLGTRR; encoded by the exons ATGGCGCTGTCCAGGGTGTGCTATGCTCGGGCTGCTCTGTGGGGTTCGGCAGTCACCCCTGGATCTTTTGTCACCCGGAGGCTGCAACTTGGTCGCTCTGTCCTGGCTTGGGGGGCCCCTCG GTCTTCAAAGTTTCACCTTTCTCCAAAAGCAGATGTGAAGAGCTTGATGTCTTATGTGGTGACCAAGACAAAAGTGATTAATGGGAAATACCATCGTTTCTTGGGTCGTCATTTTCCCCGCTTCTATGTCCTGTACACAATCTTCAtgaaag GATTGCAGATGTTTTGGGCTGATGCCAAAAAGGCTAGAAGAATAAAGACAAATATGTGGAAGCACAATATAAAGTTTCATCAACTTTCATACCGGGAGATGGAGCATTTGAGACAG TTCCGCCAAGACGTCACCAAGTGTCTTTTCATAGGTATCATTTCCATTCCACCCTTTGCCAACTACCTGGTCTTCTTGCTAAT gTACCTGTTTCCCAGGCAGCTACTGATCCAGCATTTctggaccccaaaacaacaaattgaTTTCTTAGATATCTACCATGCCCTCCGAAAGCAGTCCCACTCAGAAATCATGAGTTATTTAGAAAGGGTCACCCCTCTCATTTCTGATGCAGGACTCCAGTGGCATCTGTCAGAAATGTGCACCAAG ATACAGCGCGGTATCCACCCAGCAATACATGATATCTTGGCTCTAAGGAAGTGTTTCTGTAACCATCCTCTGGGCATGAACCAACTCCAGGCTTTGCACATG AAAGCCTTGAGCCGGGCCATGCTTCTCACACCCTATCTGCCTCCTCCTTTATTGAGACATCGTTTGAAGACTCATACCACTGTGATTCACCAGTTGGACAGGGCTTTGGCAACGCTGGGGGTTGCTCAGCTAACTGCTCAAGAAGTAAAATCG GCTTGTTATCTTCGTGGCCTGAATTCTACCCATATTCCTGAAGACAGGTGTCGAAGTTGGCTGGGAGAATGGCTGCAGATTTCCTGCACCTTGAAAg CTGAGCTGTCCCTCTTGCTGCACAACGTGGTCCTGCTTTCCACCAACTACCTTGGGACAAGGCGCTGA